The DNA region GAAACTGAAATTCACGAATATTATCGGAAGCAACAAAATAAACTGCGTAAATACAAATATCAAAGAGTTAGGCAACCCATGAAAAGCCTCTAATAACGGCCACCCATACATGTGCCCCATCGATAGATAAAACAAAGGCAACCCAAATATTGCCGACACAATCAATCGAAACTTCAAAGCGGAAAATTCACTTTTCGCAGAGTCAGCCTCTGCTCGCGCTTTGCCGCCCTCAGGCTTGGTCATTCCCATGAATGCAGCTTTGAAACCGGCATTGTTAACAGTGTTCTCTATGGCTGTCACATCTAATAAAGACTCGTCATACACGACTGTCATAGATTTTTTCAACAAATTCACAGAAACACTTTTTACTCCCGGCAACTCTGAAACAATCTTATCTACATGTGCCGAACAAGCTGAACAACTCATTCCGGTAACTTCAAATTTGTTTTTTACCATGTCGACACCTCCGAAACTTATTCTGTTATTGGCTTGTATTTTGCAAACAACTTATATTATAATAATAACAGTTATGCATATTTTAACAAGTATGCACTATTTTAATATATACTAACCAAAAAGATAGTGTAAAACATATGAAACAAAAAGAAATTTGCCCCGTTGCCACAACTCTCGAACTAATCGGGGGGAAATACAAAGCGCTTATTTTATGGCACCTTTCAAAAGAAACCCTCAGATTCGGCGAACTGCAAAAGCTGATACCTGCAGCGACCCCAAAAATGCTCACTCAGCAGCTGCGCGAGCTTGAGGCAGACAAAATAATTAACCGAAAAGTTTATCCTGTGGTGCCCCCAAAGGTAGAATATAAACTTACAAAGTTGGGGCAAAGCCTCATACCCCTGTTAAAAACGATGTTTGAATGGGGTATGGGCTATCTTAAATCAAAAAGAATAAAGCCCGACTGCTCAATGAGCTTATAACTCAAAACTTCTGACTAAGCTCAAAGTTCACGCGCTTGTTGCAGAAGCCTTCGCTCAGCACAGTATCGGCGTAAGAAACAACCGCCGAAAAACCGTAAGCAGTATTATAATCAAAGCTGATCGCGAGGTCTAATCCGTCTCTGCCGGGGGTTTTCCAGGTGTTTTCAACGGATGCGCCATACATGCCCCAGTCTGA from Dehalococcoidales bacterium includes:
- a CDS encoding helix-turn-helix domain-containing protein, with translation MKQKEICPVATTLELIGGKYKALILWHLSKETLRFGELQKLIPAATPKMLTQQLRELEADKIINRKVYPVVPPKVEYKLTKLGQSLIPLLKTMFEWGMGYLKSKRIKPDCSMSL